ATGAGAGGAAGAgggccctcagcagacaccaaATGCCAgtgcctggatcttggacttcccaggcttcagaaccatgagaaataaatattcactgtttTTACAGTACCCAGACTGGCATTTGGTTGAAGCAGCAAAAACTGGCGAAGGCAGACAGTGACCTTCCAGGGAGTCACCGTCTCCTAGGGTGCTTGTGTGGCCAGCCATCCACCTTGGGAAGTCCCTGCCTGGCCTCAGAGgcctccaccctccccacccacagaggacttgttgcccaggcagcctGCAGCTTCCTGCTGGACCGAGCAGGACAGGGGCCTGGAATCGCTGGTGGGTACACATGGCCTCAGGAAGGCACCGAAGGAGGGGGATCTGTGTAGCACCCCGTGTCGGGGGTTGGGGACTGAAGGGCCTTAGTTCCAGGGTCCCCCACAGGCCTGGAAGCTTTCGAGGGAGCACGTGTGAAAGAGAATAAGCAGGTAACCTTGGGCCTGCACCCTCCTCCAAGCAGCAGGTCACACAACAGCTCCCTCCCTACAGGCTCCCACAGGGAAACCCGAGAGTGACCCATGGGAGGTGCTGCACGCAAGCCTTGAACACACCTGGTGCCCAAGGAGCAGATGCCAGCTTTTACGATTGTTCTTAGGCAGCCGTGTCACAGCGGAAATCGCAGGCTCAGCCTGATCCAGTTGGCTGATGTTCTATTTGTCCTGCCTATGTATTTCCTAAAATTTCTTATTTAGTTGCCAACACTTAAAGACTTCAGAGAGTTCACATAACAATCTAGCTTTCTGACCTCTCTGGAAGAACGGGACGCCTGGCACCTGGGCCCCCATCTCTACATGGTGGCAGTCGGCTGAGCCCCTCTGGATGGAACACAGGCTCCCTGGTTTGCCACATTCTCTACCACTCCTTACTGGCCCCCACCTCCTAGTTTGGGGTTCCTGCTCCGACCTGAGCTCTGTCAGTCAGTGCCCTCCAGCTGCACTCTAAACCTGCTTGGGCTACCTGGTGGAATCTTCCGACCCACAGGCCCACCCAAGCTGGTCTGCTGGTTACATATACATGCAGCCCCTCGAGGGGTGGAGTCCCAGTGTAATTATATTTGGATTTGGCTTGGCCAGTAACAGGCCCATAAATGTTACCTCATGTGGTGGAGAAAAGTTTATGATTTTAACATGTGGCACCAGGATTCCTCAGAGGGGCAGAGCTGCCTTGTTTGAAGGATTTGGTGATCAGGGCTTGGGGTAGGAGGGGGCCCCAGGGTTTGGAGGTGCAGATGTTAGCCCTGTAGGAGCTTGTCTTCCATGAGAGAGGGATTTGTCTTGTTTCTGGAGAAGAgtagacaggaaaaaaaagagagagaagacagaggagagGACGGGGCCAGGTGAGCCCCAGCAGCCTCATGGCCAAGGTGGAGTGGTCGGAGGCCGCGACAGAAAAGGGCCCGCCAAGCCATTTCTGTCATGGGGACGGAaaccctcctctcctccctccaggGGCCTTTGGGACACCCTGCTCTGCTCACTACTGTGCTGGGAGAGCGAGATTTCTGGGGAATGTGGTGAGGGCTGGGCCCCAGTGTGAAGCTGGCCTGGGCTGTCCAGGGTGACCCACACCAGAAGCAGACGGCTGAGGCCATGAGACCCAGAGTCCCAGGTCCTGGCTTGGGATGTCCAGAGACTGTGTAATTAAGGGTGAAAGGTGGGGGAGGTGGGCAGTCCATTTTACTAACAACTTGAGGAACAGGGAAGCCCCAATTGATGTCTGGTTATGACAAAATGGAGCCAGGTTTTCAGAAGGAGACAGACTCAAGTGCcgaaaggggaaaaaagatctCTGAGCTTATATAAAACAGCCAAGCTGCCAGTTTATTTTGGGCTTCTAGTGGTTTGGGCTGACCAGGCTTGGTGGAGTCTGGGGACCTGCCTCAGGGATTGGCCCCCTGGCCTGGGACCAGGGGTTCTGGGGGCCTGGCTCAATCCAGGGCCTCAGTGGTGGCACACAGCAGGCCAGCCAGAAGAGCCAGGCCCAGCGCAGCCACGGCGACCAGTGCCACGTCCCACAAGACCCCTGAGCGCACCCAGGACGCCTGCAGCTGCCAGCCGCAGCTGCCCAGCTGGTAGCCTGTCAGCTGGCCCAGCGGGCCATGGGCAGCGAGGCTGGGGCTGGCGCAGCGGACCTGCAGCAGGGCCTCGGGTGTGCGGTCCTCCAGCCAGAGGCGCAGATAGGTGAGGCTGCAGTCACAGTGCCACGGGTTCTGCGTCACATCGAGGGTCTGCAGCTGGGGCAGGTGGTCGAAGGCTCCCGGGGGCACGGACTGAAGGCTGTTGTTGGCCAGCAGGAGGTGGCGGGTGCGGGCTGGCAGGGTAGGCAGGGCCGTGAGCCCGCGGCCCCTGCAGTCTACCCACAGCCCCATGGTTTCCAGGGCGCGGCAGGTGCATGGGATAGGGCAGTCCTTGGTGGCCTCTGCTGTGGCCCAGAGCAGGAACAGGGCTTCCCAGGCAGGCATGGGACAGGCTGGGCTGCAGAGAGAGGAGCTGTGAGGGAGGGCCTGGCAGCTGACCCATCCTCAGGGATGGCAAGCACCGGGGATGCAGTGGAGCCTGACATGGCGCACTCACCTCCCTTATCGGGTCTCAGCCTTCTCCTCCGGGAAACAGGCTGGTGACTGGGGAAGGTACAGCGTGCCCAACCCAGGCCTGGCTGACCCTCTCTGGACACCGTTGAAGGCAGGGTGGTGCGGGCAGCTGTGGATTGGGGTAAATTTGTTTTTGGGAAGGGGAAGGGACTTCCTGGCCCCTAGCAGAGACCCCAGTCCCCTACTTGGGGATGAGAGGAGCAGATGGCTGCTAAATGAGTCCCAGCCCAGGACCACAGACCCCAGAGACTAGGAAAGAGCCTTGGAGGGGCCTCCAGGCTGCGCCCCCGCCAGCTAAGTGAGCTGTTACCTGATTCCCAGATGCAGAAGACAGTGGGATGGGGACACTGACTGGAGCAGGGAGGGGAACCCAGTGGGGCCCCATTTGGAAAGTCACTCATCTGGGCTAACACTgacttggggaaactgaggcccacagagggaAAGCAACGTGCCCAGGGCCACCTGGTGTGGTGTCAGAGGCCAGACTCACACTCAGGTCTCAGGAACCGTGGCCCTCTGTTTGGTTCTTCCCCACAGGCGTTTCCCCTACACAAGCAGAGCTTCCCCCACCCACAGCAGGTTTCCAGGGAATAAGTGTCAAATCAACTCATTAATCTTGACTCAGCCAAGGAGATGATGTCTCAGAGAGAATGTCCCACCCAACCCTGTCTTGTTAAGGGGACAGGAGTTGACCTCCTCTCTCCCTGTGGGAGGCCATGTTGGGTAATACAGAGGGCCACTTACCTGTGAAGCCTTCGGTTGGGCACTCCCGCGTGGCCTGAAAGGTCCTGGCTGAGGTCTGGGTGGCAACTCTATGGGATGCAGCTGAGGTGCCCCCTGCGGAAGCGGGTGGAAGGAAGTGATGAAAATAGCCTGGCTTATCCTCCCAGTGCAGCCGTGGGGCCTATTTCCAGAGGCTGGAGGCCCTCAGGGGCCCGCGCCTTGGGCACAGAACCACATCTCAACCCCGGTTTATGAAGGGTGTCCCACTGTGCCGCCAGTGCTGCGACCGGCTTTGGGATCAGGTCTGTGGAGGACTGAGGTGGCCCCTCGCCTGCTCCCAGAAGGTGGAGAACTAGGAGACCCCCGAGAAACGTGGCTATGCTAGATGTTTCTCCGaacctcagttttcctcatctgtaaagtgggagcAGTGACCCCGTCCTGCCTGCCTCACAGAGGTATGGGCTGGGCAGCTCTCACTGGCTGAGAACACCATGGTGGGGAGAGTGACTTCATTTTTAACTCTCCCCTCTCTTCTTGGTGCCATGGTTTTTAGCTCCTGCCTAGCGCTTCCCCATCCCTCTTTCTGACAAACAGCTGcaggcctgggaagcagagcttctACCAAGCGTGAGTCTCTAGCTAGAAATTTGGCCTATGGTTTGAACATTTGCAGTACATTTCCTTCTAGAGCACATTCTACTTAGGGGAGGGACACCATTTTCCATTTATGCTAGTGACATAAAGCTTcctataaaacataaatgtggccgggcgcggtggctcaagcctgtaatcccagcactttgggaggccgagacgggcggatcacgaggtcaggagatcgagaccatcctggctaacacggtgaaaccccgtctctactaaaaaatacaaaaaatagccgggcgaggtggcgggtgcctgtagtcccagctactcgggaggctgaggcaggagaatggcgggaacccgggaggcggaggttgcagtgagctgagatccggccactgcactccagcctgggcgacagagcgagactccgtctcaaaaaaaaaaaaaaaaaaaaaaaaaaaaaaaaaaaaacataaatgtagTTTGggatggagaattgcttgaacccgggaggcagaggttgcagtgagctgagactataccactgcactccagcctgggcgacagagtgagactccgtattaataaataaataaaataaggtcaAAACACAGAAGTTACAGAAGCCTGGCAGGAAAAGCCAAGGACAAAAGGCTGACGGAAGTTTTAAATGCACTTCATTGACACGCTGGACCCTCGGGAATATTCCTCGGCCCTACAGCGGGGGGGTGTCTGTTCTTATTTTGGTCCCACACCCTTCTCAGGccagcctccctcctcctgcaTGGCCAAGCAGGCTGAGTCCTTCCCCGGGAGGCCTCCTGTTCTCTCCCCCGCCCCCAGTTCTGCTCCTGGGGCAGGAGTTGGGTGTTCACCCTCCTGGGAGGCCCTGAGAGGCCGCCAGGCCCTAGCTCTGCTTCCCCCACCCACTGATCCTGGGCTCAGAGAAGGGTGGAGAAGGTGCTGTTCCCCCACTGAAGTCACACCTGCTTGGCGGCCTGGTTGCTCCTGGGGGTCCCCTGGTGTGTGCTCAGTGGGGACTCTGACTGGAGCCTGGACCCTGGAGAGGAGCCTCAGCCTGTCAgggccttccctccctccccatggAGCCCTGGCATGTTCCGCCTCCTCTGCCCTGCACACATTCACCAGTGAGCCCCATGCAGGTGGGTAAGGGGTTCTGGAGTGAGTGGGGGCGCTGAAGCCGCCAGGCCAGGTGTCCTGAGTAGGGCTGGTGGGGCCCGTGCCCTCCTTCCTCTTGAGCCTCTGAGATTCCTTATTTTCAGCATGTACAACTTAAAACGAAAAACTACATCAACATAGAGGGGTTTCGTGAATTTAAAAaactacataaataataaataagtgatTTTCATTGTGGGAAATTAGAATATTCAGatgaacaggaagaagaaaataaaaatttcccccCCATCCCAACATCAGGCAAGACTGTCTTTTTTTCCCATGTGTACTTACCCATATGGGTAAATACACTCCCATCTGTCCAAGAGGGACAGGATAATGCAGGAACTGGATCTGCGAACAGCCTGGATGAGCCTGAGAGTGGATtctcccagagcctccagagaggaatgcagccctgccaggTGAGCCCTGTTGTGGGggctcacctgccctgcatcaCCTTGATTTCCACCTACAAGtgatgcagggcaggtgagccCCCACAACAGGGCTTAGCCGCTGAGGGCTCTTGGCTTGGGCCAGGATAGAAGTCAAAGAGCCAGTGGTGAAGAAAGCCGCTTTATAGTCATTACATGTAATTTAAGGGGCAGGTTATTTAGAACTTTCTAGAAAAGGGGTGGTGAGTTTCCAGAACCCTGTAACTTTCAGGTTGTTGCCATGgcatgttgccatggcatttgtaaactacCGTGGTGTGGGTAGGGGATGTCTATGTTAGAGAGCAGTGAGGACAACTAGTGGTTGCTTTTGTCCCCATCTGCTGGTTTCTGGTTTCTGCCAGCTTCTTCACTACACCTTGTTTCAACCAGATCCTGCTGCCGTCAGCAGGATGGTGACCAGGGGTCCTGACAGGTGCTCAGAAAACAGGTCCTGCTGATCTACCTCAGGAGGGCTGGAAGAAAAGAGCCCACAGGAGCTGCATGATgaagagtgagaaaataaatgtgtgatgTATGAAGCCTCTTATGACAGCAGCAACAGGAACCAAGGCGAAGGCCAAGCCCCGCTCTCGTGCTCTGAGTTCTCCCCTCTTCACCATTCCAGGACATTGCCCCATCAGGTGCCCCTTCCTCTGCATCATCAGTTTCTCCTTCACTGGGTCATTCCATCAGGTTAGGAGCagccaggctgggcgtggtggctcacgcctgtaatcccagcactttgggatgctgaggtgggcggatcactttaggttgggggttcgagaccagcctgaccaacatggagaaacactgtctctactaaaaatataaaattagctggggatggtgacgcatgcctgtaatcccagctacttgggaggtggaggcaggagaatcacttgaactcaggaagcagaggctgtggtcagccaagatcgcgccattgcactccagactgggtaacaagaacaaaactccatctcaaaaaaaaaaaacaaaaaacaaaaaaaaaaacaaaaaaagcagcctATAATACTGCCCTTTTGAAAAATCCTGCCttaatttttctgcttctctcttccaTAAAACTCCTCTGAAGAgtcacttctccttcctgtccaACCCATCAGTAATTCCTGTCATTTCAGCCACCAGGATCTATTCAGAACTTAACCACTTATCCCTGTGCTGCTACTGCTCTGGTCTTCATTAGCCTTCTTGGCTTCCCATCGCAAATAAAAGAAAGCCCGTGCCGCTGTGGTCAGGAAGCTACAGGCCCCGCTGTAGCTTGGCCCCTATCTGTTTCTTGACCCCATCACCCACTCTCTACTTTGCTCATCAATGTCCAGCCACACcgattttctttctgttgctcaAACACTCCAGcactttcctgcctcagggcctttgcacttgctgttccctctgtctggagTGCCCTTCCCCCAGAGCCCCACATGGCTTCCTCCTGATCATCATTCTCATCTCAATTCAGATGACCCCTCCTCAAAGGCCTCCCTCGCCAAGGCAGAGCTCCATCCTTCTGTACCAAAATACtccatttcatattttccttAGCATTGATCAGGATCTGAAATgatcttatttttacatttttatgtgtttattaaatGTCTCCTCCCATTGATGTGAGAGTCAAGAGGGCAGAGACTCTGTCCCATTAACTCTTACCTCCCCAGCACCTCTGCCTGGCCCATGGGCATTATGTAATACACACTCGTCGGCCTTGCTGGCCGTCTCTTCTCTAGTGCTGGTCTTATCTGTGTCTTGTCAGGACTGTTGTCTCCTTGATGCCGGCCTCTGCCTCTGCTATTCAGATTTAATCTCACCAAGCCCCTGCTCCATGTCTTTCATGGTTCCCCGCTGTCTTCAGGATACCCTCTGCCACCCTGTCCAGCCTCACCTGTCATCTCTTCCTGATCTGAAGCTTCGTGGTAGGCTAGCTATGtccctcactccccacccacATGCAGACTTTTGTCTCTGTGCTTTTGCCTCTGCCCTGCCCTCTTTCTGGAGCCCTGTGGAATTTCTGCCTGGCACGCTGCATCCTTTAAGATTCACCAGGAGCATGACCTCTTACAGGAAGCCCTCCCCCATGCACTCACCCAGCCATTTGCTTATCTGTCTGCACATGGGCCCAGCGGCTCCTTGGAGAACCTCAGCACCCACTAGGGAAGCGTTCGCAGATCTTGTGACTAAAATTTGGTTGAGCCTCTCAGGCAATTTCAGGTGATACATGCCTATGACACAAATAACGAGAAACATGAGGGAGAGAGCCACTCCTTTCTTGTCCCCTGAGCTGAAGGAAACAGCCTCTGTTTGGTAATTGTATTATAAAGGAAACTGCTTAGGCAAACTTACTTTGGAGGCTGGGATCTTTCAATATCCCCCAAGACAAATTTTCCTTCTCATGGGAAGCAGAGGGGATCGAGAGGCAGTGATTATTAGGTAGCATTTTTAGCACGTGTGCGACCAGGAGGA
Above is a window of Macaca thibetana thibetana isolate TM-01 chromosome 2, ASM2454274v1, whole genome shotgun sequence DNA encoding:
- the GP9 gene encoding platelet glycoprotein IX, with protein sequence MPAWEALFLLWATAEATKDCPIPCTCRALETMGLWVDCRGRGLTALPTLPARTRHLLLANNSLQSVPPGAFDHLPQLQTLDVTQNPWHCDCSLTYLRLWLEDRTPEALLQVRCASPSLAAHGPLGQLTGYQLGSCGWQLQASWVRSGVLWDVALVAVAALGLALLAGLLCATTEALD